ACAGTCACATCTGAATATGACGTACATTCATATCACACTGCTCTTTCCACAGTAAATATTTTTATTGAACCGGTATTTAATGAATAGTTTTCCCCATCATTGCATTATTCTGAATGATGACTTGTAATAATTAGTTGTGAGCTTGTGGTGTGCCTGGGACATTACCCTATGATGTATCATCGTATTCAAATGAGTTCTTCAAGTGTTGGAAGTTCATGCGGGTTTCTGAGGTAGTGCTCTATCCCCCTCCTGTGGCCTGCACCCACAACGGCAACAACGCGGTCCTCCTCAATGGAGAGGAGCCTGTGGGCCATGAATGCATCCCTCTCCTCAACAAGCACACGGTATGCTGAGGGTGATATTTCTCGGAATTCCCCCATAACCTCCGCAAGGGTGTCGTCACTTTTAAGGCTCTCAATATCCCTTACATCCTCCCCCCCAATAAATGACCTCATGATTGCAAGGAAGAATCTAAGCTTTTCCCGGCGGCTCATGGATCTGATGGCCCGCTGCATGGTCACCCCTATGTCACGGTCAATGAGGGCAACCCCCGCACCAACCTCATGGGCGGCATCTATCGCTGCAAGCATCTCACTTCCCGGCTTAACACCTATATCCTCACCGATCTTCCTCTGGAAATAGGTTAAAAACCAGCCTGCAAGGATGACACCAATGTTTCCACTTCTGAGGGCATCCCTGAGGGAGGGTTCATCCCTTTTGATCCCCATTTTTTCTTCCATGAGCATCCTGTACCTTCCGGGGTCAAGTTCCACTGCAACAACGTCCGGTTTCATCTCAAGTATGGTTCTTCTCACCTCATCAACACTTTCTCCAGATACATGTGCGGTACCTATTATCTTCAGCTCATCCAGATTCATGTCCACTGCAGCCTCCCTTAGATCAGCGATATCCTGCCGTCCACGTATAAGGGTACTTTTTCTGTTATATTCCTTCTGAGGCAGTATTCAATATCACCGGAAAAACCAAGTTCCCTGAGCCTCCTGGCTGACCTGGATTTTCTTATGGCATCATCAACCATGGAACTTTCCTGTACTGCAAGTACTGAGGCCTCAGCGTACTCTTCAAACTCACCACCAATTGCACGTATTATTTCACCGGCACAGAGGAAATCCTCTATTGCAAAGCGGCCATTAACACCGGCCATGACCACCTCAACTTCATCCGAAAGATTCCTTGCAGCTGAGGCTACCGCATCCAGATTGTTGAGGCAGCCCACGAGGGCCTGTGATTCAACTGACTCAAGGATCCTTGTACCGTTACTGGTGGTTAGCACAAGGGCATCACCTGAATGTTCCCTCACCTCCAGTGGGGAGTTGGCCAGGAATCCCGGCAGGGTCTCACCACCACGCTCCCCTGCCACCAAATATCCCTTCCTGGAGTATTCCATTGCCTTCTCAACGTCCCCAACAGGGATAACCTCCCTGAAACTGTCCAGGGCAGCGGTTATGGTTGCACTTGCCCTCAGAAGGTCCACCATTATGCAGAGCCCACTGCCCTCCGGTTTTTCAAAGCTGAGACTTACCCTCATCAGCACACCTTATAAATGATTATAGAGAGATTTATTCATGAGGTATTTATAGACTTCACCGGTGACTCAATGAGGATTCTTACAACACCAATGTGTGAGGGCATACTGAGGATTGCAGGCGTCATGGGGTACCATGTGACCCGCAAACCTCAGGATGAGGATGCAGACATTTTATTTGTGCTATCTGAGACACCAGTTGGCGGGGCGGTTAAACTTAAACTCAACACATTCCCCCAGATAAGGGAGGCCATAGGAACCGTTTTCAGGACTGTTCAGGACCTGGATCCTGGAAGCCTCAGGTACTCCTCGGCTGATGAGATAGACTTTGAGGTCTGCTCCCCATGGTGGCATGATCCTGCGGGGTTGCGGGAGATGAACAGCAAGATAAAAGTAAGGGTTTATTCAGATTTCTTAAGGGAGATCGTTGGGGATATGGGATTCAACATTGTTGATTTGAATGAAGATTTCACTGTATGCCCCGATTACATGGAACTTGACTGCATCAGGGTCCCCTCCCACAGAAACCTTCCAGTGGACCCTGTTAAGAGGGCTTTATTCAGGTACACGTATCTGGAGAGGAAATTATGTACGAAACTTTAACCTATCAGGGCGGTGTGCACCGCCATGAGGAAATGAAGGAACTGATTGAGGACCTCGGCGGATTTGTTCTCCAGGAGAACATGCTTCAGATGGACCTCATACTCACACTGGCCGTCCCAATTGAGGACGTGGATAAGGTGAGGGAGAAGGCCCGGGAGCTCCTGGGGAAGGTTAAGGTTGCCCCTATGGCGGGTACCGAGATAGCCATCGTCTCACCGACCCTGGCAAGGCATCATTTACCCCACTCTGCCTGTGATATATCCGAGTACCTCCGAAGATACGGTGCCAAGGATAACATGATAGGCCTTGCCCGTGGGGCAGGTAAGGGTATATCCAGGATATCAGAGGACGAAAAGAGGCTCATAGAGGAACATGATCTTGCAGTTTTTGCCCTTGGAAGTTTTGAGCAGTGCATAAAGGATAAGGTCCATCTTTTCAGCGACATAAACATCCCGGTGGTGGTTACAGGGTCCCCTGAGAAGATTGACCTCAGCGAGCTTCCAGGTGCCGACGCATATGTTGGGGGCCTTGGGAGGATACCCCGGAGGCTGAAGAGGGGTGAGGATATAAGGGCCCTCAGAAAACTTGTTGAGGTGGTCGAGGATATACTTGACAGGAGGAGGCGTGAAATGGCGGCGGACCCACCTCTGGTCCCCTCAATACTTGTTAAGACCGAGATTGAGAATCAGGTGCCTGCCGTTAAGGAGGTCTACTCCCCCACACCTGTAACAAGTCAGCTTGATGGGGTCCGTGTGAAGCTCAACTATGACCGCTATCATGACGAGATAGCAGATGTGAGGGTTTCTGATTACCGGCTGGGCGACATATCTGAGATCAGGAAGTCAATGATGTACGACTACATTCTGGTTAAGTTACTGCCTGAAAGCTCCATACTGTGATCCCATGAGGAGGGAGTTCCAGGTCCTGATATTTATCCTG
This sequence is a window from Methanothermobacter sp.. Protein-coding genes within it:
- a CDS encoding TraB/GumN family protein is translated as MNLDELKIIGTAHVSGESVDEVRRTILEMKPDVVAVELDPGRYRMLMEEKMGIKRDEPSLRDALRSGNIGVILAGWFLTYFQRKIGEDIGVKPGSEMLAAIDAAHEVGAGVALIDRDIGVTMQRAIRSMSRREKLRFFLAIMRSFIGGEDVRDIESLKSDDTLAEVMGEFREISPSAYRVLVEERDAFMAHRLLSIEEDRVVAVVGAGHRRGIEHYLRNPHELPTLEELI
- the comB gene encoding 2-phosphosulfolactate phosphatase, which gives rise to MRVSLSFEKPEGSGLCIMVDLLRASATITAALDSFREVIPVGDVEKAMEYSRKGYLVAGERGGETLPGFLANSPLEVREHSGDALVLTTSNGTRILESVESQALVGCLNNLDAVASAARNLSDEVEVVMAGVNGRFAIEDFLCAGEIIRAIGGEFEEYAEASVLAVQESSMVDDAIRKSRSARRLRELGFSGDIEYCLRRNITEKVPLYVDGRISLI
- a CDS encoding methanogenesis marker 7 protein, with translation MYETLTYQGGVHRHEEMKELIEDLGGFVLQENMLQMDLILTLAVPIEDVDKVREKARELLGKVKVAPMAGTEIAIVSPTLARHHLPHSACDISEYLRRYGAKDNMIGLARGAGKGISRISEDEKRLIEEHDLAVFALGSFEQCIKDKVHLFSDINIPVVVTGSPEKIDLSELPGADAYVGGLGRIPRRLKRGEDIRALRKLVEVVEDILDRRRREMAADPPLVPSILVKTEIENQVPAVKEVYSPTPVTSQLDGVRVKLNYDRYHDEIADVRVSDYRLGDISEIRKSMMYDYILVKLLPESSIL